The genomic window TCTTCTATTTTGTTACTTCggtttgctaaattgtgcgcacaatttacgaATTTGTTCCCGCGATTTACTAAGTCTTGCAGATTTCTACTtcgaacgaattagtaaatcctgcacatgatttataaattgaggcaacaaattagtaaatcatgcgcacgattaaGCCTCCTATTTTGTTCCTGCATGCCATGTACGGGGCTCCGTAGAGTAAAAATAATAGATTAAAATTAATCTTGTGATTTTAAGAATTTATATTGGAAACGTTCAAATGAAGATCTCGATTACTATGAAAAACTATATTTTACTGTGTCATTTGTTTACATACATCAGAGACTATATCCAAATACTTTTGAGATACTTTTGATGTAGTAAAGCCTGgggtttaatgtttttttgtttgttttcatacGCCATATTCATACACCATAATATTCATTGTAATATCCCTTTCATTCTCATATCAAATATTGACTGTTATATACAgtccagtccaaaagtttggaaccactaagatttttaatgtttttaaaagaagtttcgtctgctcaccaaggctacatttatttaattaaaaatacagtaaaaaacagtaatattgtgaaatattattacaatttaaaataactgtgtactatttaaatatatttgacaaagtaatttattcctgtgatgcaatgctgaattttcagcatcgttactccagacttcagtgtcacatgatccttcagaaatcattctaatatgctgatttgctgctcaagaaacatttatgattattttcaatgttgaaaacagttgtgtactttttttttttcaggattccttgatgaatagaaagttcaaaagaacagcatttatctgaaatacaaagcttctgtagcattatacactaccgttcaaaagtttggggtcagtaagaatttttatttttatttttttgaaaagaaattaaagaaattaatacttttattcatcaaggatgcattaaatcaatcaaaggtggcagtaaagacatttataatgttacaaaagattagatttcagataaacactgttcttttgaactttctattcatcaaataatcctgaaaaaaaatattgtacacaaatattttgtacaattgtacacattaaatgtttcttgagcagcagatcagcatattagaatgatttctgaaggatcatgtgacactgaagactggagtaatgatgctgaaaattcagctttgccatcacaggaataaattactttgtgaaatatattcaaatagaaaacagttattttaaattgtaataatatttcacaatattactgttttttactgtatttttaattaaataaatgtagccttggtgagcagacgaaacttcttttgaaaacattaaaaatcttagtggttccaaacttttggactgtactgtaagtAAGTATTAAGTAAAATACTAAAACTATTAGAAAATTACTAGAAGGGGACTTTGCTAAATCTAATAGTGAAAGAATGAGACTTAATGAATTTgctcaaaatattaaaattactttaaaaagccaataatgaaaatagccaGCTTGTCCTACAGTACTTTATTGCTTATTGTTTTCATACCTCACACTGGAAAGGCTTCTCTCCTGAATGTTGGAGAAAGTGGACCTTCAAAGACATGCTCCTTTTAAAGGACTTGCCACATGTCTCACAGGTAAATGGCATCTCTTTTGTGTGGGCTAAAGACATGAAGAACAAGTAAGAAATTAGTCAGGCAGTCAAAGCTTACTGTTTAGAGTAAGAGTGTAACTGTTTTGAGAGTGAAAATGGCACTAACACAACTCACCGACCATGTGTTTGCGTACATGAGCCATTGTGTAGAATTTCTTCTCACAGATCTCACAAGTGTACTTCTTCTCAGCATAGCCATGAACAATCTTATTGTGCTCATGGAGCGACCAGAGCTTCCTGAAAGCTTTTCCACAAGTTAGACACTACAAAATGAGACAAACACCAGTAAAACGCTATTCATTCTTTCAAATACAATCATGTCTAATTGCATAAAAGACACCATGAAATCAtaattcttatatatatatattatatatataagtttttGAAGTCACACTGAACTAACCTTGTCTTGTCATAATAAGGTCAAATTATCTGATGTGCACCACATGACTTTGATTTGGCAGACAAAAGTTGCTCAAATTTTAATAAGCAGTGAAGcagttaaatgttttttcccaagaaaaataataaaaagtcacACTACTTTTTCCTTTcaagaatttaatttttttaattaggcaTTTTCTTCATCATGATATCAGGACAGTTTTATCACCCTGACATTTTTGACTTTATGCCCccatcaaaaaatatttaaaaaataaaaatatggaatagaaataaataatgttaaaaattaatACAGAAATTAAAAGCATGTTCATCACAGAAGAGGTGTATTTAAGTCACTGTATgtacaaaagttatttttaaatgtattttgaataaattaacagATCATGACAAAAAATCCCACCTGTATGCTCTTCTCACAGTCGGTCTGCTGATGTAGCAGTAGCTCACTTTCCAGAAGGAAGCGTTTTCCACACTTGTCACAGATATGCATGCGGTTATGTGTCACGTTCATGTGTTTCTCCAGATACCAGCGGTTGTTGAACGTCTTGGGGCACCTCACACAGGTGAAACTCTGAAACTTCAAGCTATCCTGGTCCAGACTCTCGTCCCCGGTCCCACCATGAGCCGTCTCTTGCCTCACTCTCACACCGCTTTTCTTGGAGACCACAGCTAAAACATCAGCAGATGCCTGGGTTTGGAGAAGTGGTCTTTCAGATATGAATACAGGTAATGTGTGGTCACCGTCCTCCTCACTGGTGCCTTGTAGTctcacatcatcatcatcatcatcttcacttTGCTCACCTtcatcttcttcctcctccAAGGCCACATTGTTTCTTGATTCCTCAACAGTCGCATCGCTCCTCCTTCCTTTTCCAGGAAGCTGTTGTGCTGAGGGTGACTGAGCTGCTGTGTTGCCCTCTAAACCTTTGGACACATTTAGGGTCTGGTTGTTCAAATTCAACTCGACAATTATTTGCTCTCTGTTAAATGAATCAAGTTCTTCAGAGTCCTTCAGGTTTCCCGATTCCTTCCCTTCTACCTTATAAGCGCCTACTTGCACTTGACGCCCATCACCAACTTGAACAGCATAGGAGTTCTCTTCACTTTTCCCTCCATAGATTCTGGCACAGGTGGGGTCCTTCTCTTGCTTGATTTCCATCTGAAAGTTGGTGTTTACTAAGGTGCTGTTGCTCCAGCTCTGAGAGCTGACGTCCTGCTTGGCTTGGTCCACGCCGGGACTGATTTCCAGCGAGCCTCTGGTAATGAGTTCACTGCAAGAAGTGGCAATGTTGCTCATCTGGAGCACCATGGCAGCTTTGAGCACGTCGTGGGCATTGCAGCTGGAGACCAGCAGCTTGGAGGTGTAGATGAAGTTGAGGATTTGCTGCAGGCCTTGAGGCTGGAGGGCCTCTAGAGAGAGCTCCACACGCCGCAGCTCCTTACTTGATGCAAAGAGTGAGTGGAAGAAGGGGCTGTAGGCTGCTAGGACACCCTTGTGGGCCTGGAACTGGAAAGAAGTCTGGTGGTGCAGGAGGATGATGTCCACGTCACATAGATCAGGTTGGAACAGACGTTGCTTGTTCAGCCTGTCCATCAAGAACATGCAGTGAAGGGCTTCATCCTCAATGAGGGAGAACTCTGCAGATGGGTGCTCAGCAGTTTTCTCCACTATGAGCTACAACGGAGCATCAGATTTAAATTAGACGCACATCAATTTCAGCTTTTAAATAGTAGATATTGATTTACATTGCAATCAAACAACAGGCTGGTGTAATTGTCATTTTAAAGGCAGCTGTTaagcatattatatatatattttttaattatatatactgtatatatatatatatatatatatatatatatatatatatatatatatatatatatatatatatatacacattatattctTATTAATGTCCTGTGTAgctttttgcatattttataaagacacaaaaaacattcagtatcTCAAAAAAGTgtgtacacccctcacatttttgtaaatattttattataactttTCATGtaacaacactgaagaaatgacaaaagtgagtacacccctaagtgtaaatgtccaaattgggcccaattagccattttctctccccggtgtcatgtgactcgttagtgttacaaggtctcaggtgtgaatggagagcaggtgtgttaaaatttggtgttatcactctcgctctctcatactggtcactgaaagttcaacatggcacctcatggcaaagaactctctgaggatctgaaaaaaagaactgttgctctacataaagatggcgtaggctataagaagattgccgaGACCCTTAAAatgagctgcagcacggtggccaagaccatacagtggtttaacaggacaggttccactcagaacaacaagtgcacgtgctcagcgtttgggaaatagacttatgagtgctgccagcattgctgcagaggttgaaggggtgaggggtcagcctgtcagtgctcagaccatacgccgcacactgcatcaaattggtctgcatggctgtcgtcccagaaggaagactcttctaaagatgatgcacaagaaagcccacaaccagtttgctgaagacaagcagactaaggacatggattactggaaccatgtcctgtggtctgatgagaccaagataaacttatttggttcagatggtgtcaagcgtgtgtggcggcaaccaggtgaggagtacaaagacaagtgtgtcttgccttcagtcaagcatggtggtgggagtgtcatggtctggggctgcatgagtgctgccggcactgggagctagagtttattgagggaaccatgaatgagcagagcatgaacccctcccttcggagactgggccgcagggcagtattccaacatgataacgaccccaaacacacctccaagacgaccactgccttgctaaagaaacTGAGGGTAAAGGagatggactggccaagcatgtctccagacctaaaccctattgagcatttgtggggcatcctcaaacggaaggtggaggagcgcaaggtctctaacatcgaccagctccgtgatgtggtcatggaggagtggaagaggactccagtggcaacctgtgaagctctgctgaactccatgcccaagagggttaaggcattgctggaaaataatggtggccacacaaaatattgacactttagGCCCAGTTTGGACATTTTctcttaggggtgtactcacttttgtggccagcggtttagacattaatggctgtgtgttgagttattttgaggggacagcaaatttacactgttgtacaagctgtacactcactactttacattgtagcaaagtgtcgtttcttcagtgttgtcacatgaaaagatataataaaataatattctgtgagatactatatatatatatatatatatatatatatatatatatatatatatatatatatatatatatatatatatatacagtacagtccaaaagtttggaaccactaagatttttaatgtttttaaaagaagtttcgtctgctcaccaaggctacatttatttaattaaaaatacagtaaaaacagtaatattgtgaaatattattacaatttaaaataactgttttctatttgaatatatttcacaaagtaatttattcctgtgatggcaaagctgaattttcagcatcattactccagtcttcagtgtcacatgatccttcagaaatcattctaatatgctgatctgctgctcaagaaacatttaatgtgtacaattgtacaacatatttgtgtacaatatttttttcaggattatttgatgaatagaaagttcaaaagaacagtgtttatctgaaatctaatcttttgtaacattataaatgtctttactgccacctttgattgatttaatgcatccttgctgaataaaagtattcatttctttaatttcttttcaaaaaataaaaataaaaattcttactgaccccaaacttttgaacggtagtgtataatgctacagaagctttgtatttcagataaatgctgttcttttgaactttctattcatcaaggaatcctgaaaaaaaagtacacaactgttttcaacattgaaaataatcataaatgtttattgagcagcaaatcagcatattagaatgatttctgaaggatcatgtgacactgaagactggagtaatgatgctgaaaattcagctttgccatcacaggaataaattactttgtgaaatatattcaaatagaaaacagttattttaaattgtaataatatttcacaatattactgtttttactgtatttttaattaaataaatgtagccttggtgagcagacgaaacttcttttaaaaacattaaaaatcttagtggttccaaacctttggactgtactgtatgagtatatatatatatatatatatatatatatatatatatatatatatatatatatgtgtgtgtgtgtgtgtgtgtaatgagtgTCTAAATGATATACaatctgttttaatataatcATCAAATTATTCAGGTAAGATAtccaaaatattattatatattatattgatttaatacaatataatgatTTAAAGATCTAAAAAACATGTCAAGCTTGACATTTATCTCAAAATGTATAGctgctttaatatttaataaagataGTACCTCAcaagaaaattatatattttactatattatatatgtcATGTTTAGAGTATCTAAATCATATACAGGCTTTCCAGCTGCCATAATATACTTATCCAACTATCCCAACAAGTAAGCAGTgatatatgaaatattacattatataaatattattttgaaagacctaaaaacatttttttttatttcttttataatgtcaagcttgttttttttcctcataatgtATAGctgattttatattatattatattttaagatCTCTACTACTTGATATACCAATATTATTGCAAACAGACAACATTGCTCATATATGTTGCAGTATTGTTCAAAATCATAAACTGGACCAGGTACTTTGTATTAAAATTAGATCAGATGCTTCGATAACATTTACATCAGCATCTTATTAAAAAGTCGCAAAAAGTTGTTGAAGCTCTCCACAGATGAGGAAACTGCATGATGGCAGTTCATCTGTATGACAAGCACATGATCACTCAGATGTGACAGATATATGTCAGATTCTACAGGCCTAATAAACATCAAAGAAATGCAGGTAACAGTCAGAGAGAGGGTCTTACAACCATGGTGATTCAGTGGTCTCTGCCTCGAAGGAGTACCGTCTCCTCTCCTTAGCATTTCAGTGCTTCGTTTTCATGAAAATAGCTATCATTTATATCCCCATTGTGCTCTTCTGTTTAGACATCTGTCCTTTTTCGCCATGTCCGCATGTAGAAGAGCTCGCACTCTCAACCAGGGGAGTGATGATGATTGGAGGTCGAAAATCATATGGGTCGTTTTGTCTGGAGCTTTAAAGCGACAGGGACTTGATTTAAAAGAGGGGAATTCACAATCCGCATCTTTCGACGTAAATTGTGATTACAAATGATAagaacacatttttgaatgtcTTCAAACGGTTTCCTCGAGCACCTGGCGCCAGCTGCGCAGGCATTACAGCAGAGCCCATGGAAGCGGGGTCAGCGAGTCCACAGCGGAGTTAACCGGTTCACCGAAGAGAGACAGCGTGTAACAGCTGCAGAGCGCCACAGTGGCCACGAGGTGTCGCTAGAACACAGCTTTTGTTAGACGCTTTTAATCGAAATAATCGTTGCACATTTTGCCTACATTTTTTTGGATCTATAAAAGAATGTtacttttcatgtttttaaattgcTATTTGATATTCTGACGTCTTACTCTTAAACCTTAGGACTAAAATAGATTATTGACTGACTAAAAAGGTGATGCAAAAACGAAAAATCCGCCATAAGACACTGATCATAAAACACTTTCAACAAGTTAAAACAACGATTAGATAAAAAATTCTCTCCTCTGATAGTTAACAGTGGAAAGCGGTATTATGCAATATAGGATATTTGACTTTGCTGAGTGCAATATTGATGAGTTTTTGTAgtttaaggattagttcacccaactatttaaattatcccatgatttactcgccctcaagccatcctatgagTATATGACtatagatatttaaaaatatccttagtcctccagtgtttataatggttgtgaatgggggcgttatgaagtcaaaaataatgcatccatccataaaaaaaataacccaTAGGACTCCAGGAATTAAAGGCCTTCTGACGCAAaacgatgcgtttttgtaagaaaaatatacatatttaaaactttataaattcaaataactaccTTCCGGCGGACGACCATacgcagaatgcgcaagtcgaTTTGAGGCAGAACGCACAACGTAATGACGAAcgcggaagcgcagaggatagagcaaaacagtgaaaagtaaaaaaaaaaaaaaaaacagtgaaaagttttaaatatggatacttttcttacaaaaacgcatcgcttcgcttcgcttcgcttcagaaggcctttattaaccccttggaGTCGTTATTATCGATGGaagcattattttttacttcaaaacacggcccccattcacaaccattataaaccttggaggactaaggatatttattaatatatctctgactGTGTTCGTCTgtaagaagatagtcatatacacctaggatggcttgtgggtgagtaaatcatttaatttttgggtgaactatctctttcaCCCTTTAGGCCTACTTATGATCGCGAATTCTCTTTTTAACTGATgtaagttttattatttttattttttttctctgaaagataaaaaaaaaatgccccaGAAATTGAGTCCCAACGGGGTAATTGATATTACATTTGTCCtgtgaaatatctaaaaaatcAACCCATGTAATCTTAACCTATATTTGAGACTATACTAACCCcctaaatataaaacattaaactaaatGTCATAAATATAAAGCCATGCACATAATCCTTAAATCTACAATGTTTTGTAGAATACCTTATTTTGTGAAATACATTAATCCTGCCTTctattgttaaagggatagttcacccaaaaatcaaaaatgaaaatttgatgtttatctgcttacccccagcgcatctgAGATGttggtgactttgtttcttcagtagaacacaaatgatgatttttaactccatcgaacagtatatcattttttacctctaaaacacctcTATGTCCAAATGCCCTgcgcatccggttagtgaggttaGAAAACatgttctgatgacggaagtgatgtctcatgctttgcttcaatgagtgcaagAGATCATTTCCGTTGTCAGAGAGCGTTCAGACacgtggtgttttagaggtaaaaaatgatataaatactgttcggttt from Megalobrama amblycephala isolate DHTTF-2021 linkage group LG17, ASM1881202v1, whole genome shotgun sequence includes these protein-coding regions:
- the zbtb47a gene encoding zinc finger and BTB domain-containing protein 47 isoform X2, coding for MLIVEKTAEHPSAEFSLIEDEALHCMFLMDRLNKQRLFQPDLCDVDIILLHHQTSFQFQAHKGVLAAYSPFFHSLFASSKELRRVELSLEALQPQGLQQILNFIYTSKLLVSSCNAHDVLKAAMVLQMSNIATSCSELITRGSLEISPGVDQAKQDVSSQSWSNSTLVNTNFQMEIKQEKDPTCARIYGGKSEENSYAVQVGDGRQVQVGAYKVEGKESGNLKDSEELDSFNREQIIVELNLNNQTLNVSKGLEGNTAAQSPSAQQLPGKGRRSDATVEESRNNVALEEEEDEGEQSEDDDDDDVRLQGTSEEDGDHTLPVFISERPLLQTQASADVLAVVSKKSGVRVRQETAHGGTGDESLDQDSLKFQSFTCVRCPKTFNNRWYLEKHMNVTHNRMHICDKCGKRFLLESELLLHQQTDCEKSIQCLTCGKAFRKLWSLHEHNKIVHGYAEKKYTCEICEKKFYTMAHVRKHMVAHTKEMPFTCETCGKSFKRSMSLKVHFLQHSGEKPFQCEVCSERFQYKYQLRSHMSIHIGHKQFMCQWCGKDFSMKQYFDEHMKTHTGEKPYICEICGKSFTSRPNMKRHRRTHTGEKPYPCEACGQRFRFSNMLKAHREKCSQVRNPPLLDSSTISNQTEAVANQELPVGMETLRAISPHLHGIVSFPSSVLHSVDGGPSHSQLRSLTPLYSIGRTDSRNL
- the zbtb47a gene encoding zinc finger and BTB domain-containing protein 47 isoform X1; this encodes MVLIVEKTAEHPSAEFSLIEDEALHCMFLMDRLNKQRLFQPDLCDVDIILLHHQTSFQFQAHKGVLAAYSPFFHSLFASSKELRRVELSLEALQPQGLQQILNFIYTSKLLVSSCNAHDVLKAAMVLQMSNIATSCSELITRGSLEISPGVDQAKQDVSSQSWSNSTLVNTNFQMEIKQEKDPTCARIYGGKSEENSYAVQVGDGRQVQVGAYKVEGKESGNLKDSEELDSFNREQIIVELNLNNQTLNVSKGLEGNTAAQSPSAQQLPGKGRRSDATVEESRNNVALEEEEDEGEQSEDDDDDDVRLQGTSEEDGDHTLPVFISERPLLQTQASADVLAVVSKKSGVRVRQETAHGGTGDESLDQDSLKFQSFTCVRCPKTFNNRWYLEKHMNVTHNRMHICDKCGKRFLLESELLLHQQTDCEKSIQCLTCGKAFRKLWSLHEHNKIVHGYAEKKYTCEICEKKFYTMAHVRKHMVAHTKEMPFTCETCGKSFKRSMSLKVHFLQHSGEKPFQCEVCSERFQYKYQLRSHMSIHIGHKQFMCQWCGKDFSMKQYFDEHMKTHTGEKPYICEICGKSFTSRPNMKRHRRTHTGEKPYPCEACGQRFRFSNMLKAHREKCSQVRNPPLLDSSTISNQTEAVANQELPVGMETLRAISPHLHGIVSFPSSVLHSVDGGPSHSQLRSLTPLYSIGRTDSRNL
- the zbtb47a gene encoding zinc finger and BTB domain-containing protein 47 isoform X3; its protein translation is MVLIVEKTAEHPSAEFSLIEDEALHCMFLMDRLNKQRLFQPDLCDVDIILLHHQTSFQFQAHKGVLAAYSPFFHSLFASSKELRRVELSLEALQPQGLQQILNFIYTSKLLVSSCNAHDVLKAAMVLQMSNIATSCSELITRGSLEISPGVDQAKQDVSSQSWSNSTLVNTNFQMEIKQEKDPTCARIYGGKSEENSYAVQVGDGRQVQVGAYKVEGKESGNLKDSEELDSFNREQIIVELNLNNQTLNVSKGLEGNTAAQSPSAQQLPGKGRRSDATVEESRNNVALEEEEDEGEQSEDDDDDDVRLQGTSEEDGDHTLPVFISERPLLQTQASADVLAVVSKKSGVRVRQETAHGGTGDESLDQDSLKFQSFTCVRCPKTFNNRWYLEKHMNVTHNRMHICDKCGKRFLLESELLLHQQTDCEKSIQCLTCGKAFRKLWSLHEHNKIVHGYAEKKYTCEICEKKFYTMAHVRKHMVAHTKEMPFTCETCGKSFKRSMSLKVHFLQHSGEKPFQCEVCSERFQYKYQLRSHMSIHIGHKQFMCQWCGKDFSMKQYFDEHMKTHTVSF